The sequence below is a genomic window from Peptococcaceae bacterium.
GCCACACCGGTCAGCCTGGAATGCACCTTGGCTCCCCCTAGCTCTTCCACTCCTACCTCCTCGCCGGTAACCGCCTTAATCACGGCAGGCCCGGTAATAAACATCTTGGTTATCGGATCGACCACAATTATAAAATCGGTCAAGGCCGGAGAATAAACGGCTCCTCCGGCGCAAGGACCAAGCACCACTGAGATTTGCGGTATCCAGCCGGAAGCTATGCTGTTGCGATAAAACAAAGAACAGTAACCGTTTAACGCTCCCATTCCCTCTTGGATCCTGGCACCACCCGAATCGTTGATCCCAATAAGCGGAGAACCCGTCTTGATGGCCTGGTCGATCAACCGACAAATTTTCAGACCCTGGGCTTCGCCTAAAGACCCGCCCATTAAAGTAAAATCCTGGGCAAAAACATGGACCGTATTGCCGTTGATCCGTCCCCAACCGGTAACCGCTCCTTCCCCGGGCAGGTCGCGTTTGTGCATCTCAAAATCAAAACAGCGGTTTTTTAACCAAGGGTCATATTCGGTAAAACTGTCTTCGTCCAACAGCAATCCAAGCCTTTCCCTTGCCGTCAACTTGCCGAGTTTATGCTGTTTGTCGATTTGTTCGGGTCCGCCGCCCTGAAAAACATGGGCTCGTTTTTGGTTTAGTTCTGCTATGAGGTCGTCAATTTTAGTCAATTAATTACCCCCCTCGTCATCAAATCACTTGATCTTATGCTATTCAAGACAAACGGGAGATTTTGGCGCCATTCCCCAAAAGCCGGGATCATGCGATACCATTACTTTGGCCTGCAAAACCCCTTGCAGGGTCTTGATTTTGTGAATGCTAAAAATGGCAAACTCTTGATTCCAGCTGTGCCCCGGCGGGATCGTATGCTCCAAATTGTCTCTTGTGTATATGGCGTCACCGGCTATGATCACATGGGCACCGCTGGCCATTTTAATCAAGACGGATTGATGCCCGGGCGTATGGCCGGGGGTATGCAGCAAAAACACCCCCGGAAGTATTTCCGCATCTCCGTCTACCAGTTCGTATTTGACGCCGCAATCAAAATGATCTTTCATGTAAGAGCTCTGCAAGTGTTTGTCAGGCTGGTAAGCATAGCGGTATTCGGCCTTTTGCACAAAAAAAACCGCTTTGTCAAAGAATCGGTTGCCGCCGGTATGATCCCAGTGCAGGTGTGTATTGATGACATACGAGATGTCATCCGTTTTAAGACCTAAAACCGCCAGGCGGTTCCTGATATCGTCATCTGCGGTTAAAACCGGTTTGATCAGTTTGGCTCTTTCCCCCCATGCTTTTTCCGGCTCAGTCAAACCCAGAGGATTTAAACCGGTATCGATAAGCGCCCAGGATTCTTTCATTTTCAACAGCACCGAATATACCGACGATTTTTCGACTACGCCAAAATCCTGGCCATACAATAAAATGCTGCGGTCTATGGTGAGGTAACCGCCTTCCAGAAAGTATACCTTTTGGACCATTGTTACGGCCTCCCTGTTTCAATATGGGCCGGCGCCGGCATTATAATACCGGCGCCGGCCTGTTGTCCGGATACTTTACATCTTTCTTCCCACGTAAAACCCTTCATGGGTGGCGGAAACCATACTCCTCACTTCCTTGGCGTCACCAATCAGGTACACGGCTTTCCCCCGCTCCGCTATTTCTTGGTACAAGGCATCGTTCGATTCACGCCCCAGGGCCACCACAACGGTGTCGGCAGGAATTCTTTCCTGTCCGTCGGGTCCTTCCAGAACGACATATCCTTGGCTCATCGACCTGACCTTCCGCTGGGTCAGGATGGCTACCTTTTCTTCTTTCAGGTACCTCATCAGTGGTTGCAACCTGGCTGCATAAGGATACAGATAGGCCGCGGCGGCTATCTTTTCCCCTTCTTCCACCAACGTTACCTCTTTGCCTTCTCTGGCCAGCGAAACAGCGGCTTCCGCGCCTTCATTGCCGCCGAGAATAACAACTTTCTTGCCAATCTCGGCTTTGCCTTCCAGGTATTCCCACAGATATACAATTTTCATGCCATTAGCCGGGAGATCCGCTTTTTTCTCTTTCGCTCCCGTCGCGACAACCACCACATCAGGTTTTTCCTTTTCCACCAGTTCTTTTGTGACTTCCACGTTTAAAACACACTTCACTCCTGCTTTTTCACATTCCCTGATCAGCCATTTTGGCAAATTCCACAGCTCCCTGGTGTAAAGCCGTGGAAAAGCAGAAGCCAGCTTGGTCTGACCGCCTAATTTGCCGCTCTTTTCGTACAAGGTTACCTGATGGCCTCTTTGCGCCGCTGTAAGCGCCGCCTGCAGCCCACCGACCCCGCCGCCGACAACCATGACTTTCTTCGGTTCTTTGACAGGTTTTAAGGCATACTCTTCCTCCCAGCTGTAGGCCGGATTCATGGGACACTCGCAACCCAGCGAAAGAAAAAGCCTGTTCAAGCACCAGTTGCAGCCCATGCACTGGCGAATGTCCTCAAATCTTCCTTCAATCATTTTTTTAGCAAAATGCGGTTCGGCAATAATGGGACGGCACATTGCCACCAGATCTGCCTTGCCTTCCGCGATGATGTTTTCTACCAGCTTGGGATCCTGTAATCTACCCACCGTTATGACCGGGATTTTAACTTTTTTCTTGATGGCTTCAGCGAAGCGCACGTTGACTCCACGCGGTTCATAAAGCGGCGGGAAGGCATGGTCAGGAGTATGACCGATTCTACCAGCGGAGGCATGTATCCAGGCCACGCCCATTTTTTCCAGCGTCGGGACTATTTCCTCCAGAACCTCGCTGAACTCCAGGCCGGGTGTTCCAAGGTCTTCCTGCATAAACTCGTGGCAGCTAAGGCGGACGCCTATGGGAAAACCGGGTCCGGCATATTTCATCATCGTTTCCACCGTTTCATAAAGGAACGTTGTCCTTACCGCGTATTTATCGGTGCGTCCGATGTTATGAAGCGGCGAAAGAAACTGCAGCGCCAGGCTGCCGTGGCAGGAATGCAGTTCCACCGCGTCAAAACCGGCCTGTATCGCCCTGGCGGTCGCTTTCCCATAGTTGTCAATTATTTTTTCAACTTCCGCCGTGGTCAACGCCTTTACTTTTTGACCGGACCACTGGGGTTTTTCCGATGGTCCCACCGGCGTTTCCCCGATAATCTCGGCTGAACAAAGGTTTCCTCCGTGAGAAATCTGCAGAGCCGCTTTCGCCCCTGCCTTGTGAATACGATCGGCCAGGTCGGACATGCCGGCAACAGCCTTGCTGTCCTGAATCCCCAGCTGCTGACGGAAAACCTGCCCTTGATTCTCGGTAAAAGTCATGGTGACAATGATCAGGCCCGGTCCATCGGCTTCCAGTTCAAAGTTATTCAAAGTGCGCGAGTTGACCCTTCCATCGACATCCGCAAAGTTTTTAACGGTAGGGGCTTCCACAAACCGGTTCTTGACCACCATATTGCCAATTTTTATGGGGTCATAGACAGTCGCCATTTAAACCACTCCTTCCCTTTAAATAAAATAATTGATCATGAGGTTACTTTAATCGCCAGCTGGGGACATATCGTTTCACAAAGGTAACAGGCCATGCACTTGTCCAGTTTAACTGCTTTGCTGCTGCCTTCCACGATCGCAAAAACCTTGTTGGGACATTGTTCAACGCAAATGCCGCAAGCGTTGCATGTACTGCTGTTAATGGCAATTTCAACCAAAACCGGCCACCTCCCTGTTTCAACTTTTTTTATTACCATTTTCAGCGCTGCAAACTCACCGTTCATTATTTCCGACTTTGTCTAATCCTTTTGTGCTGACGAAAACATGGTTGTCGCTTTTACGGATAAATAGCCCACCACAGGGCCTACAATAAGACCGGTTAATGTCGCTTTAAAATCAAGGGATGTGCCGAAATAGGTGGCGAACCCAAAAAAAGCGGCCGGCGCAAAAGACAAGAATGGATACTTGGCCAGTATAACCATGATTGCCGCAAATATGCCGACAAACACAGCCACGCCCCAACTTCCAAATATAAAGGCCAACACATCCGCCCCCAGGAGTATGGTCAAATAGCCCCACAATACCCCTGACAGCAAAGCCGGGTAAACTTTTTTCAAGGCTGCCTCATCTCCACCGGCCGCGAAGAAAGCCGCCCAGGCTACAAACAGCGGCCACGGCGGAACCTTGACCATTGCGGCGACAGGCATCCATAGACCTGCCAGAATCCCTACCGTCAGCCACAGCGGAATCCGCATCTTTTTTCCCCTCCCTTTCGTTCTTGATTTAAGAACAAAACACCAGTTGTTGGACAGTTACAGAAACCAGTTGCTAAAAACACCCCCCCGCCAGCGATGAAGTATGTTCGTTTGCTTCGTTATGCAAGCGCTGTGCCAACCGTTCAACGGGCGGATTTGAACGTTCTTAAAACGCCTGAAGAGTTGCATTCAAGCAACTCTTCAGGCGTGTAATCACTTTTAACCGGTTCGGGCAGCTGCCAATTGCTTCGCTGATGCAATTCGGCGCACTGTTGAATATCAGCAACAGCCTTTTTGTTTTATTTTGCGAACAATGGTAGAAGGATTGACACCCAGCATCCTGGCTGCAGCGCGAATGCTTCCGCCGTTTCTGATCGCTTCATTGATTATTCGCAATTCCACTTTTTTTATTACGTGGGCTAAATCCATGGGGAAGGCAAGGTCGGTTGGCCTCACGAGGTCATCGACAACCGCCCCTGTCTTATCGGCGTTCACCTTTTCTGAGAAGTCCTTGGGTAAATCCTCAAGAGAAATAACGTTGCCGCTGCTCATGACCGCAATCCTCTCCACAAAATTCTTCAACTCCCTGACGTTGCCGGGCCATTGATAAGCAACAAGACGATCCATGACCTGTTTGGAAAAAGTCTTTTTCCAATCGTACCGGGTATTGATATTGTGCAGGAAAAGCCGCGCCAGGGGCAAAATATCCTCGCGCCTTTCGCGAAGGGGCAACACATGAAGCGGCACTACGCTTATCCGATAATATAGATCCTCGCGAAATTTTCCTTCCTCCACCATCTTCTTCAGATCGCGATTGGTAGCTGTAATGACCCGGATATCAACCCTTTTCCGGTGAACAGAACCTACCCTGGTCAAAAGACCGGTGTCCAGAAAGAGAAGCAGCTTGGGCTGGAGGCTCAGGGGGAGGTCGGATATGTCGTCCAGGAGGATCGTACCTCCCTGGGCGCTTTCCAAAAAACCAATTTTGCCAATTCTGTTTGCTCCCGTAAAAGCTCCGGGGTCATAGCCGAACAGCTCCGACTCCAAAAGGTTTTCCGGTATCGCTCCGCAGCTGACGGTGACAAAAGGCGCATCCTTACGCGGACTGTATTTATGAATGAGATTGGCATATAAAGTCTTCCCTACACCGGATTCTCCGTATATAAGCACTGTGCTATCCACGGCCGACAGCGCCTTAAGGTCCGATATGTTTTTTCTCGATTGGCTGCTGGCAACGACAACATCCTTGGTTTCCATCGTTCCGTCTTCGGAATTATTGTTCATCAGCCATCTTTCGTAACTCTGCTGGTACATCTGAATAAGCATCGTTATATCACGGATATTGCTTACAACCTGGATGACTTCCCCCTTTTCATTAAACACCGGGTTTCCCGTCACCAGGGTTACCTTCCCGTTTCTGTTCAATTGCACCATGCTGATCCTGCTTTTTGTCTTTTGAACATCAAGGGCAACGGAGCGATCAAAGTATCCCTTGGACACCAATTCAGTCATATGACACCCGATCACTTCCTCAGCGGATATGCCGGTGATCTCCTCAAAGGCCGGGTTGACTTGAACAGTGTATCCGTTACGGTCCACCACATATATTCCGTCTTGCGAATACATAAAGAAATTATATAATCCGTTATAGAAATTATTCATTTCCTCGTTCTTTATCTCCAGCTTCTTCCCTTGTTGAAAAAAAACGTTCTGTTCAGACACGGCAACTCCCTCCTTGACGCTTTATTCTCATCAGAATGGAGTGTCCTCTGGTTAAAACCGTCAAAAACACAAATGTGCTTATCCAATTATATACATAACAATTTATATAATTCAACTTATTATCATCAATATTTTTATATTTATTAAAAGTTGACGGTATTTTCAGCCTGCGTCGGCTGCTGTTATCAAGCCGTCTTTTGAGCCGCGGCGACCCATCTGCTCAAGAACAGGCGCCTGAAGCCGGCGCCTGTTCTTATTGTTCTTTCTTTCTGTTATTTTCCTGTGCATGATCGTCTAAATGACCACTTCATCCAGCTTGTTGAGGTTATATCGCTTGATGATGTCGATCAGCTTCAACGGGTAGCGTGAGTCCGTGGCATAGCCGCACCGCTTCAAGGCCCAGGCGCCCAGGGTGCTGTCGTTCATCACCGCCCTGAACGGCCCGTACCTGCTGGAGTTGAGCAGCAGCTTCTTATGGTCGTCCCAGCTGTCTTCAGGTTTGTAATACGCCCTGAATTCCGCATCAACCCGGTAGGTGTTGCCATTGTATTCCTCCCAGGTGTTGGAGATCACCGAACCTGCAGGCCCTTGCCCCTTGATGCCGAACAGGTTATACGAGAGCTTGCCGGTATACTTGTCCACCGGAGTGCTCTGTCCCCAGCCAGTCTCCAGGATGGCCTGGGCAACCTGCAGTGCGGCCGACATGCCTGTTTTTTCCCTGGATTTGACGGCCAGCCCGGAAACGAAATCCAGGAATTTGCTTTTTTCCATCAGAGGTTTGGCTTCATATATTTTGCCAAGATAGACGCGCACGGGAACGGCCTCGCTGCTGACTTTTCCTCCAGAGGCCATAGTGCCGACAGCCTGGATGTTCCAGTTCCCGGCATCATTTT
It includes:
- a CDS encoding N-acyl homoserine lactonase family protein, translated to MVQKVYFLEGGYLTIDRSILLYGQDFGVVEKSSVYSVLLKMKESWALIDTGLNPLGLTEPEKAWGERAKLIKPVLTADDDIRNRLAVLGLKTDDISYVINTHLHWDHTGGNRFFDKAVFFVQKAEYRYAYQPDKHLQSSYMKDHFDCGVKYELVDGDAEILPGVFLLHTPGHTPGHQSVLIKMASGAHVIIAGDAIYTRDNLEHTIPPGHSWNQEFAIFSIHKIKTLQGVLQAKVMVSHDPGFWGMAPKSPVCLE
- a CDS encoding NAD(P)/FAD-dependent oxidoreductase yields the protein MATVYDPIKIGNMVVKNRFVEAPTVKNFADVDGRVNSRTLNNFELEADGPGLIIVTMTFTENQGQVFRQQLGIQDSKAVAGMSDLADRIHKAGAKAALQISHGGNLCSAEIIGETPVGPSEKPQWSGQKVKALTTAEVEKIIDNYGKATARAIQAGFDAVELHSCHGSLALQFLSPLHNIGRTDKYAVRTTFLYETVETMMKYAGPGFPIGVRLSCHEFMQEDLGTPGLEFSEVLEEIVPTLEKMGVAWIHASAGRIGHTPDHAFPPLYEPRGVNVRFAEAIKKKVKIPVITVGRLQDPKLVENIIAEGKADLVAMCRPIIAEPHFAKKMIEGRFEDIRQCMGCNWCLNRLFLSLGCECPMNPAYSWEEEYALKPVKEPKKVMVVGGGVGGLQAALTAAQRGHQVTLYEKSGKLGGQTKLASAFPRLYTRELWNLPKWLIRECEKAGVKCVLNVEVTKELVEKEKPDVVVVATGAKEKKADLPANGMKIVYLWEYLEGKAEIGKKVVILGGNEGAEAAVSLAREGKEVTLVEEGEKIAAAAYLYPYAARLQPLMRYLKEEKVAILTQRKVRSMSQGYVVLEGPDGQERIPADTVVVALGRESNDALYQEIAERGKAVYLIGDAKEVRSMVSATHEGFYVGRKM
- a CDS encoding 4Fe-4S binding protein, translating into MVEIAINSSTCNACGICVEQCPNKVFAIVEGSSKAVKLDKCMACYLCETICPQLAIKVTS
- a CDS encoding DUF1097 domain-containing protein gives rise to the protein MRIPLWLTVGILAGLWMPVAAMVKVPPWPLFVAWAAFFAAGGDEAALKKVYPALLSGVLWGYLTILLGADVLAFIFGSWGVAVFVGIFAAIMVILAKYPFLSFAPAAFFGFATYFGTSLDFKATLTGLIVGPVVGYLSVKATTMFSSAQKD
- a CDS encoding sigma 54-interacting transcriptional regulator; the protein is MSEQNVFFQQGKKLEIKNEEMNNFYNGLYNFFMYSQDGIYVVDRNGYTVQVNPAFEEITGISAEEVIGCHMTELVSKGYFDRSVALDVQKTKSRISMVQLNRNGKVTLVTGNPVFNEKGEVIQVVSNIRDITMLIQMYQQSYERWLMNNNSEDGTMETKDVVVASSQSRKNISDLKALSAVDSTVLIYGESGVGKTLYANLIHKYSPRKDAPFVTVSCGAIPENLLESELFGYDPGAFTGANRIGKIGFLESAQGGTILLDDISDLPLSLQPKLLLFLDTGLLTRVGSVHRKRVDIRVITATNRDLKKMVEEGKFREDLYYRISVVPLHVLPLRERREDILPLARLFLHNINTRYDWKKTFSKQVMDRLVAYQWPGNVRELKNFVERIAVMSSGNVISLEDLPKDFSEKVNADKTGAVVDDLVRPTDLAFPMDLAHVIKKVELRIINEAIRNGGSIRAAARMLGVNPSTIVRKIKQKGCC